Proteins encoded by one window of Channa argus isolate prfri chromosome 1, Channa argus male v1.0, whole genome shotgun sequence:
- the recql4 gene encoding ATP-dependent DNA helicase Q4 isoform X1 — protein MDRYNEVKLLLKSWEQGFVKQHQRKPNKEDIDQAPEDTRKLYKEYRSLKQAKDNNSSSRGDVASGHGQSRPTTEVNTGEKMSDCWGSHLNRSSLPSSSARLTSDERENLKASAQYYGLKLKNNLAALSKERPVSLKKSVFCSQVPRNILKEKQTTQTNSPIGSAATVENIPAFSEASPSTRKAKTCLGSLSSNTLHPLEPEEPFEPFELFRESSDTHADVVSSCNSTFNSGDTINKGINSRLNDGYSLTHSPAGTSGFLSSLSSPSHVGTLTQDVGCTGQLNESTGTSGDMKGNTEVLETPHEKIGSAGSSVALRGSPPFLRGFTGRIGSKGIREKPSPASRLSWVDKKWLERCQVFGEMEAEEMPGAGNHEISVEKRGEREAKRETEGDEKVGNGERKETVDLERDEGFKCITSVKTCGDNAPFQQTTTKNEEELIKKIEKEKRNRGNEKMKKELMPPPTLEDDGETSSKSSGTKKRGRKRQREGENVLGDTTEEGGVKKKRRNGKKKEESSDESYSSVPRGGKKSRAKKKGDDDGEGEEEKETKDTKKVPQENLLGEIEEEFVTRRMCHAQHVRPRNKGAEGNFVKINLKKKSHVKGYALRGVTLRKQLYMQKFQLKGERFGGGGGYFGRGRRGGFRGGLSRQGDTCYKCGQTGHWAIDCKGRAPPPSTLEDQPAKEETFELPTLEEVARATGTLQPQSLVSSPSVKDEQQYQESEVDHRRNDEVLLNVIRPDYERPAPPPPMEPLYLPTDDGKIQATPPEVHAALRDLGYESFRPGQEEAIMRILSGLSTLVVLSTGMGKSLCYQLPAYLYSQRSKCITLVISPLVSLMDDQLSGLPVKLKAACIHSNMTMKQREAAIEKVKSGQVCVLLLSPEALVGGGGSGTGCLPSAQELPPVAFACIDEAHCVSEWSHNFRPCYLRLCKVLRERLGVQCLLGLTATATLSTALDIARHLDITDQDGIAVRSAAVPPNLQLSVSMDREKDHALVSLLKGDRFGCLDSIIVYCTRREETVRVAALLRTCLQGVLLKENKQPNGISHKQNNPAGQRKKELARKKIRKPLKWQAESYHAGLSASERRRVQNNFMCGELRIVVATVAFGMGLDKSDVRGIIHYNMPKSFESYVQEIGRAGRDGEPAHCHLFLDPEGGDLHELRRHIYADTVDYYTVKRLVQKVFPQCKCKLIHQKQQELFKEVEDSELLEMMDVCDQEHSPTPDSQPEIEHADKPDPSATEQKMSPPHSVEIPHQEERAESEEKKEQETNEKLPVKDGEANALVKHQDVEGKAAGDLLRDCEEESRDWLKVRVCHTHERAIPIQQTVEALDITEEGVETLLCYLELHPQRFVELLHPTLSVCKLSCYDGPRQLQKITKICPPVAVVLARKRMAGEKVETCDQVEFDVVEVSDTMGWQLPIVKRGLRQLQWSTDRVGGRSGILVEFSSPSFYFRSYGDLTDAEMDRVCQFLHNRVRDQENTQLYQLTACFKAFKSVAFQSVLSCIDDLNDGRSLNLKNLLSEYFDKRRDRDHALKPMDIEELDKYKLLDWENQIRADIRSFLSTRSDEKFSGRAVARILHGIGSPCYPAQTYGRDRRFWRKYIQFDFNQLIRLATQEIIHFK, from the exons ATGGATCGCTACAACGAGGTGAAGCTTCTCCTAAAAAGCTGGGAGCAGGGGTTTGTCAAACAGCAtcagaggaaacccaacaag GAGGACATTGACCAAGCTCCAGAAGACACTAGGA AGCTGTATAAAGAGTACCGGAGTCTGAAACAGGCCAAAgataacaacagcagcagcaggggtgATGTAGCCAGTGGTCATGGCCAGTCAAGACCCACTACTGAGGTCAACACAGGAGAGAAG ATGTCAGACTGCTGGGGATCCCATCTGAATCGTAGTTCACTGCCATCATCTTCTGCAAGACTCACATCTGACGAGAGGGAAAATCTTAAGGCGTCTGCCCAATATTATGGCCTGAAGCTCAAAAATAACCTGGCTGCACTCAGTAAG GAAAGACCTGTCTCACTCAAGAAATCAGTCTTTTGCAGTCAGGTGCCTCGAAAcatcttaaaagaaaaacagactacGCAGACAAACAGCCCCATTGGTAGTGCTGCAACTGTTGAGAACATCCCTGCTTTCTCTGAAGCCAGCCCCTCAACAAG AAAAGCTAAGACTTGTCTTGGGTCCCTATCTTCAAACACACTCCATCCTCTGGAGCCAGAAGAGCCGTTTGAACCTTTTGAGCTTTTCAGAGAGTCTAGTGATACACATGCAGATGTTGTTAGTAGTTGCAATAGTACTTTTAATAGTGGTGATACTATTAACAAAGGCATTAACTCCCGGTTAAATGATGGCTACAGTTTAACTCACTCTCCAGCTGGAACCTCTGGCTTCTTGTCATCATTGTCTTCTCCAAGTCATGTTGGAACTTTAACACAAGATGTGGGATGCACAGGACAGTTAAATGAAAGTACAGGAACTTCAGGAGACATGAAAGGAAATACTGAAGTCTTAGAAACTCCTCATGAGAAAATTGGTTCTGCAGGTTCTTCTGTTGCCTTGAGAGGAAGCCCACCATTTCTTAGGGGTTTCACAGGACGAATAGGAAGTAAAGGAATTCGAGAAAAGCCCTCTCCTGCCAGCCGGCTGAGTTGGGTTGACAAGAAGTGGCTAGAGAGGTGTCAAGTGTTCGGAGAGATGGAGGCAGAAGAGATGCCTGGAGCAGGCAATCACGAGATTAGTgtagagaaaagaggagagagagaagccaaACGAGAAACAGAAGGAGATGAAAAAGTAGGGaatggagaaaggaaagagacagTAGACTTAGAAAGAGATGAAGGCTTTAAGTGCATTACCAGTGTTAAAACATGCGGTGATAATGCACCTTTTCAACAAACCACCACAAAAAATGAAGAAGAGCtaataaagaaaatagaaaaagagaaaaggaataGAGgtaatgaaaagatgaaaaaagagCTAATGCCACCTCCAACACTAGAAGATGATGGTGAAACAAGTTCCAAATCCAGTGGTacaaagaagagagggaggaagaggcagagagaaggagagaacgTGTTGGGAGATACAACAGAGGAAGGAGGGgtaaaaaagaagaggaggaatggcaagaagaaagaggaaagcaGTGATGAAAGCTACAGCTCAGTTCCACGAGGAGGGAAGAAAAGCAGAGCCAAGAAAAAGGGAGATGACGatggagagggagaagaagagaaagaaacgAAGGACACGAAAAAG GTGCCGCAAGAAAACCTGTTAGGAGAAATAGAGGAAGAATTTGTAACTAGGAGAATGTGTCATGCTCAGCATGTCAGACCCAG AAACAAAGGTGCAGAAGGGAACTTTGTGAAGATAAATCTGAAGAAGAAATCTCATGTTAAAGGATATGCACTCAGAGGGGTTACACTACGCAAACAg TTGTACATGCAGAAGTTCCAGCTAAAAGGCGAACGTtttggtggaggtggtggataTTTTGGCAGAGGACGGAGAGGAGGTTTCAGAGGGGGGCTCAGTCGACAGGGTGACACTTGTTACAAGTGTGGACAGACTGGACACTGGGCCATTGATTGCAAGGGACGAG ccCCTCCACCTTCTACGCTTGAAGACCAGCCTGCTAAAGAGGAGACATTTGAGCTGCCAACTCTGGAAGAGGTTGCCAGGGCAACAGGGACATTACAACCTCAGTCGCTAG tgtcatCTCCCAGTGTCAAAGATGAGCAGCAGTACCAAGAAAGTGAAGTAGACCATAGGCGCAATGACGAGGTTCTGTTAAATGTGATTCGTCCAGACTATGAACGGCCTGCTCCTCCACCACCTATGGAACCACTTTATCTGCCCACAGATGATGGGAAAATCCAGG CAACACCCCCTGAGGTGCATGCAGCTCTGAGAGACCTTGGCTATGAGTCGTTTAGACCAGGACAGGAGGAGGCCATCATGAGGATCCTGTCAG GTCTCTCTACGCTTGTAGTGTTGTCAACAGGCATGGGTAAATCATTGTGCTATCAGCTCCCAGCCTACCTGTATTCTCAGCGATCAAAATGCATCACTCTGGTCATTTCACCTCTTGTCTCACTAATGGATGATCAG CTCTCTGGTCTGCCAGTCAAGCTGAAGGCAGCCTGTATCCACTCTAACATGACGATGAAACAGAGAGAAGCTGCAATTGAAAAG GTCAAGTCaggtcaggtgtgtgtgttgctccTCTCTCCGGAGGCTTTAGTTGGTGGAGGTGGTTCTGGGACTGGGTGTCTTCCCTCAGCTCAGGAGCTCCCTCCTGTGGCATTTGCCTGTATTGATGAGGCTCATTGCGTCTCTGAGTGGTCCCACAATTTCAGACCCTGCTACCTGAGGCTCTGTAAG GTACTGAGGGAGCGTTTGGGTGTGCAGTGCTTACTGGGACTCACTGCTACAGCCACACTGTCCACTGCTCTGGACATCGCTCGACATCTGGACATCACTGATCAAGATGGGATTGCGGTCCGATCTGCAGCAGTGCCTCCAAACCTTCAACTGTCTGTGTCCATGGATAGAGAGAAAGATCAT GCTTTAGTGTCCTTGTTGAAAGGTGATCGTTTCGGTTGTCTGGATTCCATCATCGTTTACTGCACTAGAAGGGAGGAGACGGTTCGTGTGGCGGCGCTGCTCAGGACCTGCCTGCAGGGTGTGctgctgaaagaaaacaaacagcccAATGGCATCagccacaaacaaaacaaccctgcaggacagagaaagaaggagTTGG CGAGGAAAAAGATTCGTAAACCATTGAAGTGGCAGGCTGAATCGTACCACGCTGGCCTGTCTGCATCAGAGCGCCGTCGTGTCCAGAACAACTTCATGTGCGGGGAGCTCAGGATCGTGGTGGCGACTGTGGCATTTGGTATGGGCCTTGATAAATCTGATGTCCGCGGCATCATCCACTACAACATGCCTAAG AGTTTTGAAAGCTACGTTCAGGAGATTGGGAGGGCAGGGAGAGATGGGGAACCTGCACACTGTCACCTCTTTCTAGATCCTGAG ggtGGTGACCTCCATGAGCTCCGTCGTCACATCTATGCAGACACAGTGGATTACTACACAGTGAAGAGACTCGTCCAGAAAGTTTTTCCGCAGTGCAAATGTAAACTGATACATCAGAAACAACAGGAACTCTTTAAG GAAGTTGAAGACTCTGAGCTGTTGGAGATGATGGATGTGTGTGATCAAGAGCACAGTCCGACACCTGACAGTCAGCCAGAAATCGAACATGCAGACAAACCAGACCCTTCTGCTACAGAACag aagatgTCACCTCCCCATTCTGTGGAGATACCCCACCAAGAAGAAAGAGCTGAAAGTGAGGAAAAGAAGGAGCAGGAGACGAATGAGAAGCTACCAGTTAAAGATGGCGAAGCCAATGCTCTAGTCAAACACCAGGATGTGGAGGGAAAGGCAGCTGGTGATTTGCTGAGAGACTGTGAAGAAGAGAGCAGGGATTGGCTCAAAGTGCGAGTGTGTCACACTCATGAAAGAGCAATTCCTATCCAACAGACTGTCGAGGCTCTGGACATCACAGAGGAAG gtGTGGAGACGCTGCTCTGCTATCTGGAGCTACACCCCCAGCGCTTTGTTGAACTCCTCCACCccactttgtctgtgtgtaaactCAGCTGCTATGATGGACCAAGACAGCTGCAGAAAatcactaaaat TTGTCCTCCAGTTGCTGTGGTTCTGGCCAGGAAACGGATGGCAGGCGAGAAGGTGGAGACATGTGATCAGGTGGAGTTTGATGTTGTTGAGGTTTCAGACACTATGGGATGGCAGCTTCCAATTGTGAAGAGAGGACTCAGACAACTGCAGTGGAGCACTGACAGAG ttGGTGGGCGTAGTGGCATCCTTGTCGAATTCTCGTCCCCGTCTTTCTACTTCCGTTCCTATGGCGATCTAACGGATGCGGAAATGGACCGTGTCTGTCAGTTTCTCCATAACAGAGTCCGGGACCAGGAGAACACGCAGCTCTACCAGCTGACTGCCTGCTTCAAGGCCTTCAAGAG TGTTGCCTTTCAGAGCGTGTTGTCCTGCATAGATGATTTGAATGATGGTCGCAGCCTAAATCTGAAAAATCTTCTCTCTGAGTACTTTGACAAGAGACGAGACAGAGATCATGCCCTCAAACCAATGGACATTGAAGAGCTCGACAAGTATAAG CTATTGGACTGGGAAAATCAAATCAGAGCAGACATCAGAAGTTTTCTTTCCACCCGAAGTGATGAGAAGTTTTCTGGGAGAGCTGTTGCGAGAATTCTGCATGGCATAG GGAGTCCATGTTATCCTGCTCAGACCTATGGCAGAGACAGACGCTTCTGGAGGAAGTACATCCAGTTTGACTTCAACCAGCTCATCAGACTGGCGACTCAGGAAATCATTCACTTCAAGTAA
- the recql4 gene encoding ATP-dependent DNA helicase Q4 isoform X2 has translation MDRYNEVKLLLKSWEQGFVKQHQRKPNKEDIDQAPEDTRKLYKEYRSLKQAKDNNSSSRGDVASGHGQSRPTTEVNTGEKMSDCWGSHLNRSSLPSSSARLTSDERENLKASAQYYGLKLKNNLAALSKERPVSLKKSVFCSQVPRNILKEKQTTQTNSPIGSAATVENIPAFSEASPSTRKAKTCLGSLSSNTLHPLEPEEPFEPFELFRESSDTHADVVSSCNSTFNSGDTINKGINSRLNDGYSLTHSPAGTSGFLSSLSSPSHVGTLTQDVGCTGQLNESTGTSGDMKGNTEVLETPHEKIGSAGSSVALRGSPPFLRGFTGRIGSKGIREKPSPASRLSWVDKKWLERCQVFGEMEAEEMPGAGNHEISVEKRGEREAKRETEGDEKVGNGERKETVDLERDEGFKCITSVKTCGDNAPFQQTTTKNEEELIKKIEKEKRNRGNEKMKKELMPPPTLEDDGETSSKSSGTKKRGRKRQREGENVLGDTTEEGGVKKKRRNGKKKEESSDESYSSVPRGGKKSRAKKKGDDDGEGEEEKETKDTKKVPQENLLGEIEEEFVTRRMCHAQHVRPRNKGAEGNFVKINLKKKSHVKGYALRGVTLRKQLYMQKFQLKGERFGGGGGYFGRGRRGGFRGGLSRQGDTCYKCGQTGHWAIDCKGRAPPPSTLEDQPAKEETFELPTLEEVARATGTLQPQSLVSSPSVKDEQQYQESEVDHRRNDEVLLNVIRPDYERPAPPPPMEPLYLPTDDGKIQATPPEVHAALRDLGYESFRPGQEEAIMRILSGLSTLVVLSTGMGKSLCYQLPAYLYSQRSKCITLVISPLVSLMDDQLSGLPVKLKAACIHSNMTMKQREAAIEKVKSGQVCVLLLSPEALVGGGGSGTGCLPSAQELPPVAFACIDEAHCVSEWSHNFRPCYLRLCKVLRERLGVQCLLGLTATATLSTALDIARHLDITDQDGIAVRSAAVPPNLQLSVSMDREKDHALVSLLKGDRFGCLDSIIVYCTRREETVRVAALLRTCLQGVLLKENKQPNGISHKQNNPAGQRKKELARKKIRKPLKWQAESYHAGLSASERRRVQNNFMCGELRIVVATVAFGMGLDKSDVRGIIHYNMPKSFESYVQEIGRAGRDGEPAHCHLFLDPEGGDLHELRRHIYADTVDYYTVKRLVQKVFPQCKCKLIHQKQQELFKEVEDSELLEMMDVCDQEHSPTPDSQPEIEHADKPDPSATEQMSPPHSVEIPHQEERAESEEKKEQETNEKLPVKDGEANALVKHQDVEGKAAGDLLRDCEEESRDWLKVRVCHTHERAIPIQQTVEALDITEEGVETLLCYLELHPQRFVELLHPTLSVCKLSCYDGPRQLQKITKICPPVAVVLARKRMAGEKVETCDQVEFDVVEVSDTMGWQLPIVKRGLRQLQWSTDRVGGRSGILVEFSSPSFYFRSYGDLTDAEMDRVCQFLHNRVRDQENTQLYQLTACFKAFKSVAFQSVLSCIDDLNDGRSLNLKNLLSEYFDKRRDRDHALKPMDIEELDKYKLLDWENQIRADIRSFLSTRSDEKFSGRAVARILHGIGSPCYPAQTYGRDRRFWRKYIQFDFNQLIRLATQEIIHFK, from the exons ATGGATCGCTACAACGAGGTGAAGCTTCTCCTAAAAAGCTGGGAGCAGGGGTTTGTCAAACAGCAtcagaggaaacccaacaag GAGGACATTGACCAAGCTCCAGAAGACACTAGGA AGCTGTATAAAGAGTACCGGAGTCTGAAACAGGCCAAAgataacaacagcagcagcaggggtgATGTAGCCAGTGGTCATGGCCAGTCAAGACCCACTACTGAGGTCAACACAGGAGAGAAG ATGTCAGACTGCTGGGGATCCCATCTGAATCGTAGTTCACTGCCATCATCTTCTGCAAGACTCACATCTGACGAGAGGGAAAATCTTAAGGCGTCTGCCCAATATTATGGCCTGAAGCTCAAAAATAACCTGGCTGCACTCAGTAAG GAAAGACCTGTCTCACTCAAGAAATCAGTCTTTTGCAGTCAGGTGCCTCGAAAcatcttaaaagaaaaacagactacGCAGACAAACAGCCCCATTGGTAGTGCTGCAACTGTTGAGAACATCCCTGCTTTCTCTGAAGCCAGCCCCTCAACAAG AAAAGCTAAGACTTGTCTTGGGTCCCTATCTTCAAACACACTCCATCCTCTGGAGCCAGAAGAGCCGTTTGAACCTTTTGAGCTTTTCAGAGAGTCTAGTGATACACATGCAGATGTTGTTAGTAGTTGCAATAGTACTTTTAATAGTGGTGATACTATTAACAAAGGCATTAACTCCCGGTTAAATGATGGCTACAGTTTAACTCACTCTCCAGCTGGAACCTCTGGCTTCTTGTCATCATTGTCTTCTCCAAGTCATGTTGGAACTTTAACACAAGATGTGGGATGCACAGGACAGTTAAATGAAAGTACAGGAACTTCAGGAGACATGAAAGGAAATACTGAAGTCTTAGAAACTCCTCATGAGAAAATTGGTTCTGCAGGTTCTTCTGTTGCCTTGAGAGGAAGCCCACCATTTCTTAGGGGTTTCACAGGACGAATAGGAAGTAAAGGAATTCGAGAAAAGCCCTCTCCTGCCAGCCGGCTGAGTTGGGTTGACAAGAAGTGGCTAGAGAGGTGTCAAGTGTTCGGAGAGATGGAGGCAGAAGAGATGCCTGGAGCAGGCAATCACGAGATTAGTgtagagaaaagaggagagagagaagccaaACGAGAAACAGAAGGAGATGAAAAAGTAGGGaatggagaaaggaaagagacagTAGACTTAGAAAGAGATGAAGGCTTTAAGTGCATTACCAGTGTTAAAACATGCGGTGATAATGCACCTTTTCAACAAACCACCACAAAAAATGAAGAAGAGCtaataaagaaaatagaaaaagagaaaaggaataGAGgtaatgaaaagatgaaaaaagagCTAATGCCACCTCCAACACTAGAAGATGATGGTGAAACAAGTTCCAAATCCAGTGGTacaaagaagagagggaggaagaggcagagagaaggagagaacgTGTTGGGAGATACAACAGAGGAAGGAGGGgtaaaaaagaagaggaggaatggcaagaagaaagaggaaagcaGTGATGAAAGCTACAGCTCAGTTCCACGAGGAGGGAAGAAAAGCAGAGCCAAGAAAAAGGGAGATGACGatggagagggagaagaagagaaagaaacgAAGGACACGAAAAAG GTGCCGCAAGAAAACCTGTTAGGAGAAATAGAGGAAGAATTTGTAACTAGGAGAATGTGTCATGCTCAGCATGTCAGACCCAG AAACAAAGGTGCAGAAGGGAACTTTGTGAAGATAAATCTGAAGAAGAAATCTCATGTTAAAGGATATGCACTCAGAGGGGTTACACTACGCAAACAg TTGTACATGCAGAAGTTCCAGCTAAAAGGCGAACGTtttggtggaggtggtggataTTTTGGCAGAGGACGGAGAGGAGGTTTCAGAGGGGGGCTCAGTCGACAGGGTGACACTTGTTACAAGTGTGGACAGACTGGACACTGGGCCATTGATTGCAAGGGACGAG ccCCTCCACCTTCTACGCTTGAAGACCAGCCTGCTAAAGAGGAGACATTTGAGCTGCCAACTCTGGAAGAGGTTGCCAGGGCAACAGGGACATTACAACCTCAGTCGCTAG tgtcatCTCCCAGTGTCAAAGATGAGCAGCAGTACCAAGAAAGTGAAGTAGACCATAGGCGCAATGACGAGGTTCTGTTAAATGTGATTCGTCCAGACTATGAACGGCCTGCTCCTCCACCACCTATGGAACCACTTTATCTGCCCACAGATGATGGGAAAATCCAGG CAACACCCCCTGAGGTGCATGCAGCTCTGAGAGACCTTGGCTATGAGTCGTTTAGACCAGGACAGGAGGAGGCCATCATGAGGATCCTGTCAG GTCTCTCTACGCTTGTAGTGTTGTCAACAGGCATGGGTAAATCATTGTGCTATCAGCTCCCAGCCTACCTGTATTCTCAGCGATCAAAATGCATCACTCTGGTCATTTCACCTCTTGTCTCACTAATGGATGATCAG CTCTCTGGTCTGCCAGTCAAGCTGAAGGCAGCCTGTATCCACTCTAACATGACGATGAAACAGAGAGAAGCTGCAATTGAAAAG GTCAAGTCaggtcaggtgtgtgtgttgctccTCTCTCCGGAGGCTTTAGTTGGTGGAGGTGGTTCTGGGACTGGGTGTCTTCCCTCAGCTCAGGAGCTCCCTCCTGTGGCATTTGCCTGTATTGATGAGGCTCATTGCGTCTCTGAGTGGTCCCACAATTTCAGACCCTGCTACCTGAGGCTCTGTAAG GTACTGAGGGAGCGTTTGGGTGTGCAGTGCTTACTGGGACTCACTGCTACAGCCACACTGTCCACTGCTCTGGACATCGCTCGACATCTGGACATCACTGATCAAGATGGGATTGCGGTCCGATCTGCAGCAGTGCCTCCAAACCTTCAACTGTCTGTGTCCATGGATAGAGAGAAAGATCAT GCTTTAGTGTCCTTGTTGAAAGGTGATCGTTTCGGTTGTCTGGATTCCATCATCGTTTACTGCACTAGAAGGGAGGAGACGGTTCGTGTGGCGGCGCTGCTCAGGACCTGCCTGCAGGGTGTGctgctgaaagaaaacaaacagcccAATGGCATCagccacaaacaaaacaaccctgcaggacagagaaagaaggagTTGG CGAGGAAAAAGATTCGTAAACCATTGAAGTGGCAGGCTGAATCGTACCACGCTGGCCTGTCTGCATCAGAGCGCCGTCGTGTCCAGAACAACTTCATGTGCGGGGAGCTCAGGATCGTGGTGGCGACTGTGGCATTTGGTATGGGCCTTGATAAATCTGATGTCCGCGGCATCATCCACTACAACATGCCTAAG AGTTTTGAAAGCTACGTTCAGGAGATTGGGAGGGCAGGGAGAGATGGGGAACCTGCACACTGTCACCTCTTTCTAGATCCTGAG ggtGGTGACCTCCATGAGCTCCGTCGTCACATCTATGCAGACACAGTGGATTACTACACAGTGAAGAGACTCGTCCAGAAAGTTTTTCCGCAGTGCAAATGTAAACTGATACATCAGAAACAACAGGAACTCTTTAAG GAAGTTGAAGACTCTGAGCTGTTGGAGATGATGGATGTGTGTGATCAAGAGCACAGTCCGACACCTGACAGTCAGCCAGAAATCGAACATGCAGACAAACCAGACCCTTCTGCTACAGAACag atgTCACCTCCCCATTCTGTGGAGATACCCCACCAAGAAGAAAGAGCTGAAAGTGAGGAAAAGAAGGAGCAGGAGACGAATGAGAAGCTACCAGTTAAAGATGGCGAAGCCAATGCTCTAGTCAAACACCAGGATGTGGAGGGAAAGGCAGCTGGTGATTTGCTGAGAGACTGTGAAGAAGAGAGCAGGGATTGGCTCAAAGTGCGAGTGTGTCACACTCATGAAAGAGCAATTCCTATCCAACAGACTGTCGAGGCTCTGGACATCACAGAGGAAG gtGTGGAGACGCTGCTCTGCTATCTGGAGCTACACCCCCAGCGCTTTGTTGAACTCCTCCACCccactttgtctgtgtgtaaactCAGCTGCTATGATGGACCAAGACAGCTGCAGAAAatcactaaaat TTGTCCTCCAGTTGCTGTGGTTCTGGCCAGGAAACGGATGGCAGGCGAGAAGGTGGAGACATGTGATCAGGTGGAGTTTGATGTTGTTGAGGTTTCAGACACTATGGGATGGCAGCTTCCAATTGTGAAGAGAGGACTCAGACAACTGCAGTGGAGCACTGACAGAG ttGGTGGGCGTAGTGGCATCCTTGTCGAATTCTCGTCCCCGTCTTTCTACTTCCGTTCCTATGGCGATCTAACGGATGCGGAAATGGACCGTGTCTGTCAGTTTCTCCATAACAGAGTCCGGGACCAGGAGAACACGCAGCTCTACCAGCTGACTGCCTGCTTCAAGGCCTTCAAGAG TGTTGCCTTTCAGAGCGTGTTGTCCTGCATAGATGATTTGAATGATGGTCGCAGCCTAAATCTGAAAAATCTTCTCTCTGAGTACTTTGACAAGAGACGAGACAGAGATCATGCCCTCAAACCAATGGACATTGAAGAGCTCGACAAGTATAAG CTATTGGACTGGGAAAATCAAATCAGAGCAGACATCAGAAGTTTTCTTTCCACCCGAAGTGATGAGAAGTTTTCTGGGAGAGCTGTTGCGAGAATTCTGCATGGCATAG GGAGTCCATGTTATCCTGCTCAGACCTATGGCAGAGACAGACGCTTCTGGAGGAAGTACATCCAGTTTGACTTCAACCAGCTCATCAGACTGGCGACTCAGGAAATCATTCACTTCAAGTAA